The Hordeum vulgare subsp. vulgare chromosome 7H, MorexV3_pseudomolecules_assembly, whole genome shotgun sequence DNA window AATCGGACGAAAGCGGCCGGAGCAGGGAACGGATAAGGCCTCCAGCGCAAACGTACACCCGTTTCCTCTTCCTCTGCTAATCGTAATCGTTATCACCATCCCCGGGCGGCTATCATCATCCCCAAAGCTTATCCCTTCCATACCACTTTTGACATCCTTGTCCGTTGTCCCCCCTCCCCTATCCTATCTCTCCGCACGTCACGTCGCTGCCGCTATTAATTTGGCCTTGTCGCCTTGACCTTTTTAACACACGTTTAATCCTTGTTCCGGGGGGTTGAAGAGGTTTGAAGAAGATTGAGGAGGAATTTGACTTACAGGACCTAATGTTGTAGCAAATTCACCCTAGCTATGTGATGGATGGTGATTGTTTTCTGCTTGGTGTGGGCTGGATGGTGAAGGCTACAAGGATTTTCAAAAGATATATTTAGAGTCCTGTAACGTTTAGAATTTTTGGTATATACAAACCAGCTGCTTGATTCTTAATAGGATCAACGGATTTTCTTTTGCGTGTAACATAGGATGGAATTCTTCATAAAATTTGCATActgatttcttcatactatatttgATCACTCAAACCACCTGAAAACAATCCATCGAAGAGACCCTAAAACGAGTCCAGGAACCCTTCGCCGATATTGTATCATTTTTGGCTAAAGTACATCTATATGTATCATAAGTATTCGCATAACTAAGTCTTACACCAAGATTCGTGTCAGTATTtatctttttagtttttttttccttAGGCACACCCATATTGTATTTTAAGAAAAAGAAGTACTACCAATAGCACCACTTTACCAACCATAATACACACATaggtagaaaaataataatgGTGCTTGCCaagtcttttttttttttttgcgaaatgGTGCTTGCCAAGTGTTAGTAGGAGTACTCTCAATTATGAACTGTATTATAGCAACACATAATTTGCAATGCACTCAAGAGCAACATCCTAGAGATAGATTTAGAACTCCTGTCAATGATATGGATGTATACCTTGGCGCTATATATACTAGCATTGAAAAGGTTAATCAGGCTAGCTTGTCTCAATTGAGATATTTGTATATTTCAACTGGCATATATAGCTTGTTTTGTAGGCTAGGATCGACGACACATGCACCATGTTTggtgctctctctccctctttttgCATGTCAAATGCAACTACTAGCATCTAGTAAAAGAATTAAGAAAAACCTAAGCTCTAGGCGGCCATTGTTGTTGATGTGAGCCGAGATGAGCGAGATCCCGGACTATTACAAAGTgggatccatccatccatccatccatccatcttgtCTCTCTCCTCCCTAGTAGAGTAGTTTCCATTACTAATTccctttgcaacttgcatgcataaatATGCATGTGTTTTTCTCTTTTCGATCGGTCGATCAATCTGATCTCATCGGTGCACGtaggtacgtacgtacgtacgcgtTCCGGGATCGGTTGAtgatcagccgccgccgccgttgaTGACGCCGTCGTTGCCGATGTTGAAGGACGGCTCGGGCGGCTGGAAGGGCGGCAGCGCGGTGAGCGAGGTGGAGGAGACCCGCCGGATGGAGCAGCAGCGCAGGATCCGGCGGCGCTTGTTGAAGGGGTTCTCCGGCTTGGCCAGCACGTCCTTGCTGCTGGTGGTGCCGGCGACCGCCACGTCCTGCAGGTTCGCGAACGACCGCGACTTGCCGGAGAAGAAGCTCGACAGGCCCCGCCTGCCAAATCAGGACGGCTCCGCGGATCAATCCACCGGCCGAACCGAGAAGACAATCCGCCCTTCTTGCGATTATTGCAAGAAATGGTGGATGATTAAGGGAAGTGAAGTTGGTTGATTACTTGACGGGGAGGGCGTCGTCGAGGGCGTCGAGGCTCGCGAGCCCGCCGGCGCTCTTCTTCGTCCTCCGCTGCCACGGCGGCGTCTCCCTGGCGCTCTccgcctcctccccttcctcctcgTCCCCCTCGGAGACGGGGCCAATGGAGGAGCGCTCGTTTTCGGCctccctttcctcctcttcctccaccGTCTCCAGCACGAACAGCCCGTGGCCCTCACCGACACCGCCAAGCCGCCTCCCCTGCtgcacctcctcctcgtcctcgtcctcctcatgGTAGTGCACGAcgtccttcctcttcctcgcgcCGCCACCGCACATCCCGTACGGCACCGCCGGGGAAGGAGCCACTGGCGAGGGCCTCACGGCGGCCGCCGCAGCCACAAGGGACATCGCGTCCGGCCGTGAAGGGTGATGCAGCTGCTCTCATCAATGGCGCCCGCAGGCCTCGGCGCGCGGCTCAGACGCCCATGGCCTCGGCCACCATTGGAGCTGCTATTATTGCTCTCGTCGCGATGGTTGGGAGGACAGAAGGAGAGGATGGGTAGCGGCGCGGGGGCGTATATAGGGCcgggggaggagaggagaggagacggGTGGTCAGGGACGCGTGGAGGGGGGGACGTGTCGGAAGCGGCGAGGGTGACGGGCGCGCCGGACAGCGGAGGCTGCATGCACGCCAACACGTTTTAGCTTACCCTTTGGCGTGCACTGTGCCCATGCCCCCATCCCCATATATGGCTGCCGCGGCTTTTGTTTTGGCCTAATCAAAGCTTATCGGCAACCATGGATGGGTCTTTCTCTTCTTGTATTTTCCCGCTCATCTTCGTCAACTTTTCCGGGAAATTCTCTGTCAATTTCAACAATATTAGCCGGCATCGAGCAGGGAAGTTCCTACTGAATGATTAAAAGCACATTTTTTCCAAAGAAAATATGCCTCAAATTAAGGGCAGTCCCAATGCCACTCACCGTAGCAAGTTCACGTGGGCCACTATCGTTATGTTTGCATTCGGGCCTGAAGACAAATCCTTATGCTTTAGGCCTCACCCATTTGTTTTCGTGCTTATGTAATGGTTATTTGTCACTAGTAAAAAACGGATCTTATGTTTGAATCATTAGTTTTGATTTGATTTCGGTCCGGGATTAATGTAATTATTAGTTTCGATTTCAACGGCTAGAAACGATCGGGGCACGGAcatttttagtcccggttcattttGTACCTATAGCCCTGGTTTGTGatacaaatcgggactaaaggtatgGTGGCAGGCGGGGTCTCCGGAGATCATTTAGTCCCTACTTGTATAACAAATCGGTTTCCGTCCCCGTCGTAACCACCATCGATCACCCGCACCGTCCCGTCGCTGCCATtaccttggtgatcctcttgttcttatcatttttattaaaaattttatttgtatgatttagatagttttcttacttgtatgattgtttgttatacatagtgtcatggtcttgatatccgtcTCCGTCGGCCCTTGTCCGACTTATGATTTGGATGCcgtatattctcttttataactatttgttgcatttggcgtttatgacaattatgctcatCAAGTtgatatagatatttttatctaggaggtatgtgaaccgaatggcaaccgaccctcttgtcgagaagttaaatttagttgaaaaagaaaacgagtatctgaaagaaaaattgaaaagaattgaagaagagaagatgaaactgGAGTTGtatgtcgtcgatggtcacaagatcaagatgaatgcaatgcgcttgaaggttagaaagattagaaaatatgtcattaaTAAAGAAGCTTGGTAtcactatgttgttggatcaattgttaccttagttgtgatcttgatcgcatttgttgttgcatttaaatgctttagctaggtACTctggtatgttgttttatgagaataagtgtgtatgaaatttatgtatgaacttgtattaatttggtcttttcggtcttgtgtaatgaagatgaaccggcaatggatgtatgatGACCGGTGCTCTCCCTAGTTCATTAATGGCTGTGCGGCCGAGGCAAACTAGCgagatggttttatgtgttgtccatgtgctATGTGTAAGAATGATAGAACTTACTCTAAGTGAAGAGTCATTCACGTCCACCTGTTTACGTTCGGTTTCATTTTCGGCTATAATTgtaggaccaagcacggagaaagtggggttctaatggaagagaatgaagaagaagaagaggatgatgccaACTATCATGTGTTCTctgaatacgatggtactacaatgggggaagaagctaaagaagaggcaccagatgagcccgttgatgatcttggtcgggccattgctAATGCAAAGAAaaactgcgcaagtgaaaagaagaagttgaagttgcagcgcatgttagaggatcacaagaaattgttgtacccaaattgcaaagatggcaagaagaagctgggtaccacactagaattgttgcaatggaaggcagagaatggtgtatctcACAAGGGGtttgaaaagttgctgaaaatgataaagaagatgcttccaaaggacaacgaattgtccgacagtacgtacgaagccaagaaggctatctgTCCtataggattagaggtgcagaagatacatgcatgccctaatgactgcatcctctaccacggTGAGGAGTACAAGAATTTGAATGCATATCCGACAGACGGTGTGTTGCATTCactttatgtgtgtgtgtgaattCACTGTATAGGACAAAATGATATAGCAATTtttttcattgcttatttgtgatTGCTGCCGAGCGATTTGCTGCTTGGAGTAACCATGACAGTGTGTTTTTTGCCTATGAGAGAAACAAGTTCAGATGGCATGATGCCGATCTGACTCCTTGTGAAAGTCGGTGACAAGTCCCCGACGATCGCCCgcgaggagtccccgacgattgCCGGTGGAGTCCCCGACGATCTCCGGTGAGGAGTCCCCGATGATCGCCGAAGGAGTCCCCGACAATCGCCGGTGAGGAGTCCTCAACGATCGCCGAAGGAGTCCTCGATGATCGTCGGTGAGGATTCCCTGACGATCACCGGAGAtcgaggagtccccgacgatcgccaGAGAATGATGATAATAATATATTTGATCATATTGTTGCATTGCCATGTATTGATTGCATATCTTcgattttgcttattgaatgtatTCTAATTGTTTTATATTTGTTCTAGATTAGTTAAGCTATGGACGGTAGAGACAGAGACCATGATCAAGAGTATGTCTTGTTCGACATGATACGCTCCAGAAACGAAGAGAATGAAGAATAGATGATGGCTCACAATATCTTAACCCCTCCGGTGAGGTAATTGAGGAAGAACAATCAAGAGACGAAGGGGAACGAAACAATGATGTCAACGAAATGTTTGTTCAATTAACAAAGTCCGGTGAGGCATATACATATTTGGCCTCTGGTGACCATTAGATGTATTAATTGatttatacacacacacacacacacacacacacacacacacacatacacacacacacacatatatatatatatatatataaacgaatctcttcttttagccctctgaATCGACCAAATCTTCTACAAGTAGGGCAGTATGAGGCCCGGCCAAAAAGTTGCCCCATGGCATAAAGTACAACATCGACGAGATAACACCAGGTGGCGAACCGATTGCTCCCAAAAAGAATACGGATAAATTTGTACGTCAATGCAGAGTTATTGTCAGCAACCAAACCCCGATCTCTATTCAAGAATGGCATAGGCCAAATAAAGATCGAGAAGTTAATTTTATGGACGAAACAGCAAAAAATCTGCTTTGGGATATGCTCATGACACATTTCATCCTACCAGAGCATTTCTCAGATGCACAACGGGAGAAAGTCAAGAAGTTTTCTCTTAAGAAGAGGGCCACACAATTCTGCACCTGGAAGAAAAGGTTATGAGACGACTTCGACCTAAAaacaagactccagaattcacttGATCATACAAGAAGGTCAAAGATCACTGAGACTTATTTGTGGAGTTCAAGCAATCAGAAACAACTAAGGATTGGGCGAGTATAAATAAGCTAAATGCTCAGAAAAAAGAGTGGCACCATTCTGTGGGACCAGGTGGCTACAAGAGTGGCATGCCTAAGTGGGATGAATCTGAGCAAAAGATGATTGATGCAGGGGTCACTCCAAAAACATTGGCTTGACCCGACGGGTGCAGGAATTGGTTTTATGTGCATGGGGGAAAGTTGGACTCAAAGACAGGGGAGATTCGGGTGTAGGTAAGTCTTAAAGATGCCTCTGATGCTATACTTGCTGCAATAGAAGATGCTCGAACGGGGATGTTCGAGCCCGACAGAGAGAACGACGATCTTACACGCGCACTCAAGAATCGTGAACACCCGGTACGAACACGAGACAAAGGCGTTGTTCCGTGGGTTCAGGGGTTTAAGGACTAGAACGACTCTTACAAAAGCCGTTCGAGAAAGAAGAATCACGAGgcacacaagaagaagcaggatgctAACTGGCTTGAAAATGTAGAATCAAAGAACACAGAGTCGGAACACGCTTTCTTTCAGCAGCAGGAGCGAATCAACACACTTAGCCAGCAAAGGGAGTCTAAACGACTGGAGCAACTAGATCCAGCGTTGGATAGTACCATCCTATCGACGATGCCGAAAAGCAGCATGGGTTCCATGGGGATCCTGGCCGACGATGCACTGCTGgctcgtgatgacccacaagtatagggtatcaatcgtagtccttttgataagtaagagtgtcgaacccaacgaggagaagaaggctctgataaacggatttcagcaaggtaataactgcaagcattgaaagtagcggtaacaagtgattgtgtagcgaggtgaaacgtagcaagcaaagagtaacaagtaacaagtagtagcaacggtgcagcaagtggcccaatcccttttgtagcaagggacaagcctgaacaaagtcttataggaggaaaaacgctcccgaggacacacgggaatttctgtcatgctagtttcatcatgttcatatgattcgcgttcgttactttgatagcttgatatgtgggtggaccggagcttgggtactgcccttacttggacaagcatcccacttatgattaacctctctcgcaatcatccgcaactacaaaagaaaaattaagacaaagtctaaccatagcattaaactagtggatccaaatcagccgctcacgaagcaacgcatagactgggtttaagcttctgtcactccagcaacccatcatctacttactacttcccaatgccttcctctaggcccaaatatggtgaagtgttatgtagtcgacattcacataacaccactagagaaaaaacaacatacaacatatcaaagtaccgaacgaatatcaaattcacatgactattatcagcatgacttatcccgtgtcctcaggaacaaaagtaactactcacaaagcataatcataatcatgatcagaggtgtaatgaatagcatcaagga harbors:
- the LOC123412220 gene encoding uncharacterized protein LOC123412220; this encodes MSLVAAAAAVRPSPVAPSPAVPYGMCGGGARKRKDVVHYHEEDEDEEEVQQGRRLGGVGEGHGLFVLETVEEEEEREAENERSSIGPVSEGDEEEGEEAESARETPPWQRRTKKSAGGLASLDALDDALPVKRGLSSFFSGKSRSFANLQDVAVAGTTSSKDVLAKPENPFNKRRRILRCCSIRRVSSTSLTALPPFQPPEPSFNIGNDGVINGGGG